The following are encoded together in the Candida orthopsilosis Co 90-125, chromosome 5 draft sequence genome:
- a CDS encoding Frp1 ferric reductase: MAVPFDQQFFVEKERNNKYEWLIFILTLVILGIHGLLFHWIPRYLRLKRQSAGLTHDKYFAFIKKWDSFTSCKHFTIFNHRFYYQPSLVLFCIVFVGVNIGLCFAEIRDIDYQGFMYAISKRISRIGVGNLPILLLSVMKHDLLTQFSGFQFDRLEFLHKWLSRWMWAMITVHLSLACYYWLTNNFLIMIIIPPQIFGFMAYGSLVLLTWTSMKFIRQWCYEFWLVQHRVFAFIMLFMSFIHNTGNRAVVLVSVHGLVIDRVLGKVMAHIHKRYSPTKCKSTFRILDSGTVEVTIPVREEGYVANRWYNKILGFKNWKAGQHVYLNVPKIKWFEYHPFTIASLASSNEMKLLIRVQKGFTRKLMRHLADIDHDEHEDDLVSIKTMFHGPYGAVHQPFISFDHCIFFGAGSGGAFTFPVCLDLLQQIQAKDDMQDFLFRPVAPKIRFVWAIKHLKNIVWFKHIFDQLTTYSARNKLIIDIYVTQENGAGESSSCSSIEECEVESEPKLEQSSSSDAGSFELTSIGSNSKLLNKNQIYGSDDKSQYMDKEQTVITTSTTITNSGESSHSQNKLKTDTVEVEYDLTSKHFTYNVYYGRPDIGSIIQSHTNELSSQMTNSSTYKSLAVASCGPPYFTNLIKEQCQVARRVKGSPDVYCYTESF; this comes from the coding sequence ATGGCAGTCccatttgatcaacaattttttgttgaaaaagaaagaaacaacaaatatgAATGGCTTATATTTATTCTCACGCTTGTGATACTAGGCATACATGGACTACTATTCCATTGGATACCACGATATTTAAGATTGAAAAGGCAAAGTGCTGGGCTCACCCATGATAAATATTTTGCTTTTATTAAAAAATGGGATAGTTTCACATCTTGTAAACATTTCACCATATTCAATCATCGGTTCTATTATCAACCTAGTTTAGTCctattttgtattgttttcgTTGGAGTAAACATTGGATTATGTTTTGCTGAAATTAGAGATATTGATTATCAAGGTTTCATGTATGCAATTTCCAAGAGGATATCACGTATTGGTGTTGGAAATTTACCcattttgttattgtcGGTGATGAAACATGATTTACTTACGCAATTTTCCGGGTTCCAGTTCGACAGGTTGGAATTTTTACATAAATGGTTAAGTAGATGGATGTGGGCCATGATTACGGTACATTTATCACTAGCCTGTTATTATTGGTTaaccaacaacttcttAATTATGATTATTATTCCACCACAAATTTTTGGATTTATGGCTTACGGAagtttggttttgttgacTTGGACAAGTATGAAGTTTATTCGTCAATGGTGTTATGAATTTTGGTTGGTTCAACATAGAGTGTTTGCATTTATCATGTTGTTTATGTCATTCATTCATAACACTGGTAATCGTGCTGTGGTTTTGGTTTCTGTTCATGGGTTGGTGATTGATAGGGTATTGGGTAAAGTAATGGCTCATATTCATAAACGTTACTCGCCAACTAAATGCAAAAGTACGTTTAGAATTTTGGATTCAGGAACTGTTGAAGTCACTATTCCAGTTAGGGAAGAAGGTTATGTTGCTAATAGATGGTACAATAAAATTCTTGgtttcaagaattggaaagcAGGTCAACATGTGTACTTGAATGTACCCAAAATTAAGTGGTTCGAATATCACCCTTTCACCATTGCCAGTTTGGCATCTTCCAACGAAATGAAGCTATTGATTAGAGTCCAAAAAGGGTTTACCAGAAAATTGATGAGACATTTGGCAGATATAGATCATGATGAAcatgaagatgatttagTTAGTATTAAAACCATGTTTCACGGTCCTTATGGTGCAGTGCATCAACCATTTATTTCATTTGACCATTGTATATTCTTTGGAGCGGGTTCAGGTGGTGCGTTTACTTTCCCCGTTTGTTTGgatcttcttcaacaaattcaagcTAAAGACGATATGCAAGACTTTTTATTCCGCCCAGTTGCACCAAAAATTAGGTTTGTTTGGGCAATcaaacatttgaaaaacattGTTTGGTTTAAACATatatttgatcaattgacaaCATACTCAGCTCggaacaaattgataattgatATCTATGTCACTCAAGAGAATGGTGCTGGTGAAAGTAGCAGTTGCAGTTCCATTGAAGAATGTGAAGTTGAAAGTGAACCAAAGCTAGAGCAATCTTCTTCTAGTGATGCAGgatcatttgaattgactTCGATTGGACTGAATCTGAAATTACTCAACAAGAATCAAATCTACGGTAGTGACGATAAGAGTCAGTATATGGACAAGGAACAAACTGTTataacaacatcaactaCAATAACAAACTCAGGTGAGAGTTCACATAGTCAAAACAAACTAAAAACAGATACAGTTGAAGTCGAATACGACCTCACTAGTAAGCATTTCACATACAATGTCTATTACGGACGTCCCGATATTGGTTCTATAATCCAATCACATACAAACGAACTTTCCCTGCAAATGACAAACAGCAGTACATACAAGTCGTTGGCTGTTGCTTCTTGTGGTCCACCATATTTCaccaatttgattaaagaaCAATGCCAAGTGGCAAGACGGGTAAAGGGTTCTCCTGATGTTTATTGTTACACGGAATCATTTTAA
- a CDS encoding Syp1 protein (S. cerevisiae homolog SYP1 has role actin cortical patch assembly, septin cytoskeleton organization and localizes to cellular bud neck, mating projection mating projection tip, cellular bud tip), translating to MEEDSYNFATTILTSKSPQQAAAILPSIITGSTGLNKDLVSWFNNYNTAIGAHNASLKQLLEEAKKIAGRSSVGFNNFPRNWNCLVNAVQMELKDNEILQENLKQDVIIPLKNLIENDVRISELTVNGQELTELSQHLTKEGEYQWNFKAPQAFQNLEAFKKIEIQLMFNVILNYFQLNSARLNKEVKNNENSTNYLLGSFKLDNEMKSQLDYMQNTQFHLPQQNASQNRAEVTSSGAGHVAGSSTTPLKERRRSSLGRLDKHAGAHDENSPKKSSKLKSRVGSIFGRKKKKDQHQPQLESTIAEDASISTDASTSRSAPLSRNNTSRSFLSREQRYDSPAADQRRPSQAGQLQHQQEQPQTPFPPLKPQQPQEIHKQPQQPQQPQQLQQLQQPQQPQQFQQLQQQQEFGSGATSQQFPPPQQQRSNVSSQPFAAPRHSSFASSQQQDSYKDAALPATPTHDRAWTKPLPQPTESPNVVKYGSDDDDDDDSEDNVTAGRRSSLLERHHLDTGNQADVRASGFAAPQSQSSNVGSGLLDPNERARQNSDGKYSFEAGDDNKPISATPRSEQNGFNEGDRISDSIASAEGRRGIDNKDFDAISSRDDESSKLAGESGVATTSPNRDAFAPHSYPSSNTTSSLTGFGGAAPPKPPPSRKVVHHDAGSVRDSHMFHNLPAATTNSSIRDSFVQPPRPSSRNSHLNNPFAALKRQDTGSLLNNDFKHFNLSDATIGLNSSIAEIVNATFKDGQLKSSQVIGEVAFNYNGHPNEESIIVHIPHDYDRLIVNKTFIEELGDYDYKLDPISIGSKTLGGLKYLANDNQVPLLVQQIWKFEPHQSSLMISIRLNVNETLEVENLIVSAALNTDVVATSASSKPQGAFNKEKNRITWRYTHPVVLKPHGEEKLIARFMTNGQGSEHESGVQLKFAIGNPSAIKYCSIYDSQGEEVPVFRNLVSGHYASHFE from the coding sequence ATGGAGGAGGATTCTTACAACTTCGCAACCACTATATTAACGTCAAAATCACCTCAACAGGCTGCTGCGATTTTGCCTAGTATCATAACAGGGTCTACAGGGTTGAACAAAGATTTAGTATCATGGTTTAATAATTACAACACGGCAATTGGTGCACACAATGCGTCATTGAAACAGTTACTCGAAGAAGCTAAAAAGATTGCTGGTCGCAGCAGTGTTGGATTTAACAATTTTCCACGTAATTGGAACTGCTTGGTAAATGCAGTCCAAATGGAACTTAAAGACAATGAAATATTGCAGGAGAATTTGAAGCAAGACGTAATTATtccattgaaaaacttgattgaaaatgatgtaCGGATTTCGGAGTTAACTGTAAACGGACAAGAATTGACTGAACTTAGTCAACATCTAACTAAGGAAGGCGAATATCAATGGAACTTCAAAGCACCTCAAGCGTTTCAGAACTTGGAGGcattcaaaaagattgaaattcaattgatgtttaACGTaattttgaattatttTCAACTCAATAGTGCTAGATTGAATAAGGAAGTCAAGAACAATGAAAACTCAACCAACTACTTATTGGGAAGTTTCAAGTTGGATAATGAAATGAAGAGTCAATTGGACTATATGCAAAATACACAATTTCACTTGCCACAGCAAAATGCCAGTCAAAATCGTGCAGAAGTAACCAGTTCAGGTGCAGGACACGTTGCAGGATCAAGTACCACTCCATTAAAagagagaagaagaagctcATTGGGTCGACTTGACAAACACGCAGGAGCTCATGATGAAAATTCGCCAAAGAAatcatccaaattgaaatcaaggGTTGGATCTATATTTGgtagaaagaaaaagaaggatcaacatcaaccacaacttGAATCTACTATTGCAGAAGATGCATCTATTTCCACTGATGCATCAACCTCCAGGTCAGCACCATTGTCTAGGAACAACACTTCGAGATCTTTCCTTAGTAGGGAACAAAGATACGATTCTCCTGCTGCAGATCAACGTCGTCCATCTCAAGCAGGTCAAttacaacatcaacaagagCAACCGCAAACACCTTTCCCCCCATTGAAGCCACAGCAGCCACAAGAAATCCATAAACAACCtcaacaacctcaacaaCCTCAGCAACTTCAGCAACTTCAGCAACCTCAACAACCTCAGCAATTCCAAcagcttcaacaacaacaggaATTTGGATCTGGTGCGACCTCTCAACAATTCCCTCCTCCACAACAGCAACGCTCGAATGTGTCTTCGCAACCTTTTGCAGCTCCAAGGCATAGTTCATTTGCCTCACTGCAACAGCAAGATAGTTACAAAGACGCTGCATTACCAGCTACTCCAACACACGACAGAGCATGGACAAAGCCGTTGCCTCAACCAACGGAATCTCCAAATGTTGTTAAATATGGCAgtgacgatgatgatgatgatgatagCGAAGACAATGTGACCGCAGGAAGAAGATCTTCGTTACTTGAAAGACACCATTTGGATACTGGAAACCAAGCTGATGTAAGAGCAAGTGGTTTTGCTGCTCCTCAACTGCAATCATCTAATGTCGGTAGTGGATTACTTGACCCTAATGAGAGAGCAAGACAAAACAGTGATGGAAAATATTCATTTGAAGCCGGTGATGACAACAAGCCAATCTCTGCAACCCCAAGAAGTGAGCAGAATGGGTTCAATGAAGGTGACAGAATTTCTGACAGTATTGCTTCAGCCGAAGGACGCAGAGGGATTGATAATAAAGATTTTGACGCAATCTCATCAAGAGACGATGAGTCTTCGAAATTAGCTGGTGAATCTGGCGTAGCAACAACTTCACCAAATAGAGATGCATTTGCTCCACATAGCTATCCTTCATCCAACACTACTTCGTCATTAACTGGATTTGGTGGTGCAGCTCCACCAAAGCCTCCTCCATCGAGAAAAGTTGTGCATCATGATGCAGGTTCAGTGAGAGATTCTCATATGTTTCATAATCTACCAGCAGCAACTACAAACAGCTCTATAAGAgattcttttgttcaaccACCAAGACCATCATCAAGGAACTCTCACTTGAACAATCCATTTGCTGCATTAAAGAGACAAGATACTGGTTCATTATTaaacaatgatttcaaacatttcaatttatctgATGCTACTATTGGATTAAACTCATcaattgctgaaattgTCAACGCCACTTTCAAAGATGgacaattgaaatcatcgCAAGTCATTGGTGAAGTTGCTTTTAATTATAATGGACATCCGAATGAAGAATCAATCATTGTTCATATTCCGCATGATTATGATCGATTGATTGTCAACAAGacatttattgaagaattgggtGATTATGATTACAAACTTGATCCAATATCAATCGGTTCTAAAACATTGGGTGGATTGAAGTATTTGGCAAATGATAATCAAGTGCCATTgcttgttcaacaaatttggaaatttgaaCCtcatcaatcaagtttAATGATTAGTATTAGGTTAAATGTGAATGAGACTCTcgaagttgaaaatttgattgtttctGCAGCTTTGAATACCGATGTTGTAGCAACGtcagcatcatcaaaacCACAAGGTGctttcaataaagaaaagaacaGAATTACATGGAGATATACTCATCCAGTGGTTTTGAAACCTCATGGGgaagagaaattgattgcTAGGTTTATGACTAATGGACAAGGGTCCGAACATGAACTGGGTGTGCAATTAAAGTTTGCTATTGGTAATCCGAGTGCTATCAAGTATTGCTCGATTTATGATAGCCAAGGTGAAGAAGTTCCTGTTTTCAGAAACCTTGTTAGCGGTCATTACGCAAGTCACTTTGAATAA
- a CDS encoding Mep2 ammonium permease (regulator of nitrogen starvation-induced filamentation), whose product MADSGLTGTGTGGDVFKVDLNSQFDSADMAWIGTASVLVWIMIPGVGLLYSGLSRKKHALSLMWASLMAACVTAFQWFFWGYSLVFAHNGSKFLGTLQNFCLRNVLGAPGVVATVPDILFCLYQGMFAAVTAILMVGAGCERARLGPMMVFLFVWLTVVYAPIAYWTWGGDGWLFNLGALDFAGGGPVHENSGFAALAYSLWLGKRRDPLTQGKVPKYKPHSVSSIVLGTVFLWFGWFGFNGGSTGNAKMRSWYACVNTNIAAACGGLTWMFVDYFRTGGKWSTVGLCTGAIAGLVGITPAAGYVPVYTSIIFGIVPGIICNFAVDLKQYLQIDDGMDVWALHGVGGFVGNFMTGLFAADYVAKIDGTDIDGGWMNHHWKQLGYQLAGSVSVAAWSFVVTSILLLAMDRIPFLRIRLHEDEEMLGTDLAQIGEYAYYNEDEDPENSPYVLEPIRSTDAIRDKLRTATSNNNQNEPGVQTPEQIDGVAQVQDDTDNSNSVESKK is encoded by the coding sequence ATGGCTGATTCAGGACTCACAGGTACGGGAACTGGAGGAGATGTattcaaagttgatttaAACTCACAATTCGATTCTGCTGATATGGCATGGATCGGTACTGCTTCAGTGCTAGTATGGATCATGATACCTGGTGTTGGTTTACTATATTCAGGAttatcaagaaaaaaacatGCTCTTTCATTAATGTGGGCTTCCTTGATGGCAGCTTGTGTCACTGCTTTCCAATGGTTCTTTTGGGGTTATTCATTAGTTTTCGCTCACAATGGATCCAAATTCTTGGGAAcgttgcaaaatttttgtttaagAAATGTATTGGGAGCTCCGGGTGTTGTTGCAACCGTTCCTGATATTTTATTCTGTTTATACCAAGGTATGTTTGCTGCTGTCACTGCAATCTTGATGGTTGGAGCTGGTTGCGAAAGAGCAAGATTAGGACCAATGATGGtgtttttatttgtttGGTTAACTGTGGTTTACGCACCAATTGCTTATTGGACTTGGGGTGGTGATGGATGGTTATTCAACTTGGGAGCTTTGGATtttgctggtggtggtcCAGTTCATGAAAACTCTGGATTTGCCGCATTGGCTTATTCACTTTGGTTAGGTAAGAGACGTGATCCATTGACTCAAGGAAAAGTTCCAAAGTACAAGCCACACTCggtttcttcaattgtgtTGGGAACGGTTTTCCTTTGGTTTGGATGGTTTGGATTCAATGGTGGATCTACCGGTAATGCCAAGATGAGATCATGGTACGCTTGTGTTAATACTAATATTGCTGCTGCTTGTGGTGGTTTAACTTGGatgtttgttgattatttcAGGACTGGAGGTAAATGGTCAACTGTTGGATTATGTACTGGAGCCATTGCTGGCTTGGTTGGTATTACTCCTGCTGCTGGGTATGTACCAGTTTACACATCGATTATCTTTGGTATTGTCCCTGGTATTATTTGTAattttgctgttgattTAAAGCAATACttgcaaattgatgatggtaTGGATGTTTGGGCTTTACATGGAGTTGGTGGCTTTGTTGGAAACTTTATGACTGGTTTGTTTGCTGCTGATTACGTTGCTAAAATCGATGGTACTGATATTGATGGTGGTTGGATGAATCATCATTGGAAACAATTGGGATATCAATTGGCAGGTTCAGTTTCAGTTGCTGCTTGGTCATTTGTCGTcacatcaattttgttattgGCAATGGATAGAATACCATTCTTAAGAATTAGGTTAcatgaagatgaagagatGTTGGGTACTGATTTAGCTCAAATTGGTGAATATGCTTACtacaatgaagatgaagatcCGGAAAATAGTCCTTATGTATTGGAACCAATTAGATCAACAGATGCCATTAGAGATAAATTGAGGACTGCAACTTCTAAtaataatcaaaatgaaCCGGGTGTTCAAACTCcagaacaaattgatggtgttgCTCAAGTGCAAGATGATACTGATAATTCAAACAGTGTTGAATCAAAGAAGTAA